One genomic segment of Pongo pygmaeus isolate AG05252 chromosome 19, NHGRI_mPonPyg2-v2.0_pri, whole genome shotgun sequence includes these proteins:
- the WNK4 gene encoding serine/threonine-protein kinase WNK4 isoform X10 translates to MSLSRALLALSKSGTWAWPRSSAPPLPRVSSGPRNSWPPRCTRKSTMRPWTCMRSACACWRWPPLSTRTPSARMPRKSTARSLRKPNSFHNVKIPEVKEIIEGCIRTDKNERFTIQDLLAHAFFREERGVHVELAEEDDGEKPGLKLWLRMEDARRGGRPRDNQAIEFLFQLGRDAAEEVAQEMVALGLVCEADYQPVARAVRERVAAIQRKREKLRKARELEALPPEPGPPPATVPMAPSPPSVFPPEPEEPEADQHQPFLFRHASYSSTTSDCETDGYLSSSGFLDASDPALQPPGGVPSSLAESHLCLPSAFALSIPRSGPGSDFSPGDSYASDAASGLSDVGEGMRQMRRPPGRNLRRRPRSRLRVTSVSDQNDRVVECQLQTHNSKMVTFRFDLDGDSPEEIAAAMVYNEFILPSERDGFLRRIREIIQRVETLLKRDTGPVEAAEDTVSPQEEPAPLLALPVPLPDPSNAELQSSTSLEHRSWSAFSTFSSSPGTPLSPGNPFSPGTPISPGPIFPITSSPCHPSPSPFSPISSQVSSNPSPHPTSSPLPFSSSAPEFPVPLSQCPRSSLPTTSPPTFSPTCSQVTLSPPFFPPCPSTSSLPSTTAAPLLSLASAFSLAVMTVAQSLLSPSPGLLSQSPPAPPSPLPSLPLPPPLAAGGQESPSPHTAEVESEASPPPARPLPGEARLAPISEEGKPQLVGRFQVTSSKEPAEPLHLQPTSLTLSGSPKPSTPQLTSESSDTEDSAGGGPETREALAESDRAAEGLGAGVEEEGDDGKEPQVGGSPPPLSHPNPVWMNYSYSSLCLSSEESESSGEDEEFWAELQSLRQKHLSEVETLQTLQKKEIEDLYSRLGKQPPPGIVAPAAMLSSRQRRLSKGSFPTSRRNSLQRSEPPGPGIMRRNSLSGSSTGSQEQRASKGVTFAGDVGRMVRAGPREGEPREWYLAAASPSSHLGSVFITFSFPSSEFRTEAMYLPHTRAHHGACVLRI, encoded by the exons ATGTCTTTATCACGGGCCCTACTGGCTCTGTCAAAATCGGGGACCTGGGCCTGGCCACGCTCAAGCGCGCCTCCTTTGCCAAGAGTGTCATCG GGACCCCGGAATTCATGGCCCCCGAGATGTACGAGGAAAAGTACGATGAGGCCGTGGACGTGTATGCGTTCGGCATGTGCATGCTGGAGATGGCCACCTCTGAGTACCCGTACTCCGAGTGCCAGAATGCCGCGCAAATCTACCGCAAGGTCACTTCG AAAGCCGAACagcttccacaatgtgaagataCCCGAGGTGAAGGAGATCATTGAAGGCTGCATCCGCACGGATAAGAACGAGAG GTTCACCATCCAGGATCTCCTGGCCCACGCATTCTTCCGCGAGGAGCGCGGTGTGCACGTGGAACTAGCGGAGGAGGACGACGGCGAGAAGCCGGGCCTCAAGCTCTGGCTGCGCATGGAGGACGCGCGGCGCGGGGGGCGCCCACGGGACAACCAGGCCATCGAATTCCTGTTCCAGCTGGGCCGGGACGCGGCCGAGGAGGTGGCACAGGAGATG GTGGCTCTGGGCTTGGTCTGTGAAGCTGATTACCAGCCAGTGGCCCGTGCAGTACGTGAACGGGTTGCTGCCATCCAGCGAAAGCGTGAGAAGCTGCGTAAAGCAAGGGAATTGGAGGCGCTCCCACCAGAGCCAGGACCTCCACCAGCAACTGTGCCCATGGCTCCCAGTCCCCCCAGTGTCTTCCCCCCTGAGCCTGAGGAGCCAGAGGCAGACCAGCACCAGCCCTTCCTTTTCCGTCACGCCAGCTACTCATCTACCACCT CGGATTGCGAGACTGATGGCTACCTCAGCTCCTCCGGCTTCCTGGATGCCTCAGACCCTGCCCTTCAGCCCCCTGGGGGGGTGCCATCCAGCCTGGCTGAGTCCCATCTCTGCCTGCCCTCG GCTTTTgccctatccattccacgttctggcCCTGGAAGTGACTTTTCCCCTGGGGACAG CTATGCCTCAGATGCAGCTTCAGGCCTTAGCGATGTGGGAGAAGGGATGAGACAAATGAGGAGACCCCCAGGGAGGAATCTCCGGCGCAGACCCAGATCCCGGCTGCGGGTCACTAGT GTCTCAGACCAGAATGACAGAGTGGTTGAGTGCCAGCTACAGACCCATAACAGCAAGATGGTGACCTTCCGATTTGATCTGGATGGGGACAGCCCGGAAGAGATTGCAGCTGCCATG GTGTATAACGAGTTCATTCTGCCCTCGGAGCGAGATGGCTTTCTCAGACGGATTCGGGAGATTATCCAGCGAGTGGAGACCCTGTTGAAGAGAGACACTGGCCCCGTGGAGGCTGCTGAAGACACCGTAAGCCCCCAG GAGGAGCCAGCACCATTACTTGCCCTGCCCGTCCCCCTCCCAGACCCATCCAATG CAGAGCTCCAGAGCAGCACTTCCCTGGAGCACAGGAGCTGGTCAGCCTTCTCCACCTTCTCATCTTCTCCTGGAACTCCTTTGTCTCCTGGAAACCCATTTTCCCCTGGAACCCCCATTTCCCCAGGTCCCATCTTCCCCATCACTTCTTCCCCATGTCATCCCAGCCCCTCCCCATTCTCCCCCATTTCTTCCCAGGTCTCCTCAAATCCCTCTCCACACCCCACCAGCTCTCCACTTCCATTCTCCTCCAGTGCACCCGAGTTTCCAGTCCCACTCTCTCAGTGTCCCCGGAGTTCTCTCCCCACGACTTCTCCACCTACATTCTCTCCCACTTGTTCTCAGGTCACTCTTAGTCCCCCTTTCTTtcctccatgcccctccacttcttccctcccctccaccacAGCAGCCCCTCTCCTTTCTCTGGCTAGTGCCTTCTCACTGGCTGTGATGACTGTGGCCCAGTCCCTGCTGTCCCCCTCACCTGGGCTCCTTTCCCAgtctcctccagcccctcctAGTCCCCTCCCTAGcctgccccttccccctccccttgctGCTGGTGGCCAGGAGAGCCCTTCACCCCACACAGCTGAGGTGGAGAGTGAG GCCTCGCCACCTCCTGCTCGGCCCCTCCCAGGGGAAGCCAGGCTGGCGCCCATCTCTGAAG AGGGAAAGCCGCAGCTTGTTGGGCGTTTCCAAGTGACTTCATCCAAGGAACCGGCTGAGCCTCTTCACTTGCAGCCAACATCCCTCACTCTCTCCGGTTCTCCGAAACCTTCAACCCCTCAGCTCACTTCAGAGAGCTCAGATACAGAGGACAGTGCTGGAGGCGGGCCAGAGACCAGGGAAGCTCTGGCTGAGAGCGACCGTGCAGCTGAGGGTCTGGGGGCTGGAGTTGAGGAGGAAGGAGATGATGGGAAGGAACCCCAAGTCGGGGGCAGCCCCCCACCCCTGAGCCATCCCAACCCAGTGTGGATGAACTACTCCTACAGCAGCCTGTGTTTGAGCAGCGAGGAGTCAGAAAGCAGTGGGGAAGATGAGGAGTTCTGGGCTGAGCTGCAGAGTCTTCGGCAGAA GCACTTGTCAGAGGTGGAAACACTACAGAcactacagaaaaaagaaattgaagatttGTACAGCCGGCTGGGGAAGCAGCCCCCACCGGGTATTGTGGCCCCAGCTGCTATGCTGTCCAGCCGCCAGCGCCGCCTCTCCAAGGGCAGCTTCCCCACCTCCCGCCGCAACAGCCTACAGCGCTCTGAGCCCCCAGGCCCTG GCATCATGCGAAGGAACTCCCTGAGTGGCAGCAGCACCGGCTCCCAGGAGCAGCGGGCAAGCAAGGGGGTGACATTCGCCGGGGATGTTGGCAGGATGGTGAGGGCGGGCCCAAGGGAGGGAGAGCCCAGGGAATGGTACCTGGCTGCAGCTTCgccttcctcccaccttggaAGTGTCttcatcactttttcttttccctccagtGAATTCAGAACAGAAGCCATGTATCTCCCCCACACCAGGGCCCACCATGGAGCTTGTGTTCTCAGAATCTGA